A window of the Tessaracoccus sp. MC1865 genome harbors these coding sequences:
- a CDS encoding DNA polymerase IV: MRRILHLDLDAFFAAVEQRDKPSLRGKPVVVGGSGPRGVVATASYEARKFGVRSAMSGTEARRRASHAAFLGGRFQAYRASSRVVMGLLREVSPLVEPLSLDEAFVDLEPSDWPDDELGERVEWLRAELERRTEGLTASVGVGSAKFLAKLASEAAKPNGHRILRPEEELDFLAPLAVRAIPGVGPATEQKLVGIGLHTIEDLRGADRRELVRELGQSAGESLAELAWGRDPRRVQPQRDPKSISTEDTFAVDLTDRGQLEQILRRDSADVARRLTRAGFFARTVTLKVRFADFTTRTIARSLGGATADGAEIAAEGISLLGDVDIRAGVRLLGIGVSNFVTAAQEKLFDLGPGSAAGAGAGGAVDVTEQTVAGEDPEAVPLSGVRGQGGFYPGADVEHDEHGRGWVWGSGLGRVTVRFESRHSGRGRIATFPVDDPALHPADPEPLAFPLPDEDAD, translated from the coding sequence ATGCGCCGTATCCTCCACCTTGACCTCGACGCGTTCTTCGCGGCCGTCGAGCAGCGTGACAAGCCGTCCCTGCGGGGGAAGCCGGTGGTCGTGGGAGGCTCGGGGCCGCGAGGCGTGGTGGCGACGGCGAGCTACGAGGCCAGGAAGTTCGGTGTTCGCTCCGCGATGTCCGGCACCGAGGCGCGACGGCGGGCCTCGCACGCGGCCTTCCTCGGCGGCCGGTTCCAGGCCTACCGGGCGTCGTCGCGGGTGGTGATGGGGCTCCTGCGCGAAGTGTCGCCCCTGGTGGAGCCGTTGAGCCTCGATGAGGCATTCGTCGACCTCGAACCCAGCGACTGGCCCGACGACGAACTGGGCGAGCGTGTCGAATGGTTGCGCGCCGAGCTGGAGCGGCGCACGGAAGGGCTGACCGCCTCGGTGGGGGTGGGTTCCGCGAAGTTCCTGGCCAAGCTGGCCAGCGAAGCCGCCAAGCCGAACGGCCACCGGATCCTGCGGCCCGAGGAGGAACTGGATTTCCTGGCGCCGCTGGCGGTGCGCGCCATCCCCGGCGTTGGCCCAGCGACGGAGCAGAAGCTCGTCGGCATCGGTCTGCACACCATCGAAGACCTGCGCGGGGCCGACCGGAGGGAGCTGGTCAGGGAACTCGGCCAGTCGGCGGGGGAGAGCCTCGCGGAACTCGCCTGGGGCCGCGACCCGAGGCGGGTGCAGCCGCAACGCGACCCGAAGTCGATCTCCACCGAGGACACGTTCGCCGTCGACCTGACCGACCGCGGCCAACTGGAACAGATCCTGCGCCGCGACTCGGCGGACGTGGCCCGACGGCTCACCCGGGCCGGCTTCTTCGCGCGCACCGTCACCCTGAAGGTGCGGTTCGCAGACTTCACGACGCGCACCATCGCCCGCAGCCTCGGGGGCGCCACCGCCGACGGCGCCGAGATCGCCGCCGAAGGCATCAGCCTGCTCGGCGATGTGGACATCCGCGCGGGCGTGCGGCTGTTGGGCATCGGCGTGTCCAATTTCGTGACGGCCGCGCAAGAGAAGCTCTTCGACCTCGGACCTGGGTCTGCGGCCGGCGCCGGCGCCGGCGGCGCCGTCGACGTGACCGAACAGACGGTGGCAGGTGAGGACCCCGAGGCTGTCCCCCTCAGCGGGGTGCGTGGGCAGGGCGGCTTCTATCCCGGTGCCGACGTCGAGCACGACGAACACGGCCGCGGCTGGGTCTGGGGCTCGGGGCTGGGGCGGGTGACGGTGCGGTTCGAGTCGCGGCACAGCGGGCGCGGCCGCATCGCCACGTTCCCCGTCGACGATCCGGCCCTGCACCCGGCAGACCCGGAGCCGCTCGCCTTCCCGTTGCCGGACGAGGACGCTGATTGA
- a CDS encoding glutamate ABC transporter substrate-binding protein, which produces MRRTTYRIAAIAAAAALALTACGGDGNDTGTDTETGGDGASSGTIKIGTKFDQPGLGLQEGGEMSGFDVDVAKAVAEKLGYSEDQIEWTESPSPQRETMLEAGTVDFIVATYSITDSRKERVQFAGPYLVAGQDLLVKADDDTINGPDDLEGKILCSVSGSTPAERVAEEYPGVQLQEYDTYSSCVDALASGSVDALTTDDSILAGYAAQEQWAGQFRVVGQPFSEELYGIGVAKESELCEQINEALVELFEEGAIDEAIEKNLGPAKYTPNPDTNPAEPGGHCD; this is translated from the coding sequence ATGCGTAGGACCACTTACCGAATCGCCGCCATCGCGGCGGCGGCTGCACTCGCCCTCACCGCCTGCGGCGGCGACGGCAACGACACCGGGACCGACACCGAAACCGGTGGCGACGGCGCAAGCAGCGGCACCATCAAGATCGGCACCAAGTTCGACCAGCCGGGTCTCGGCCTCCAGGAGGGGGGCGAGATGTCCGGCTTCGATGTCGACGTGGCCAAGGCCGTCGCCGAAAAGCTCGGCTACTCCGAAGACCAGATCGAGTGGACCGAGTCGCCGTCGCCCCAGCGCGAGACCATGCTGGAGGCCGGCACCGTCGACTTCATCGTCGCCACCTACTCGATCACGGATTCCCGCAAGGAACGCGTCCAGTTCGCCGGCCCCTACCTGGTCGCGGGCCAGGACCTGCTGGTGAAGGCCGATGACGACACCATCAACGGGCCTGACGACCTCGAGGGCAAGATCCTCTGCTCGGTGTCGGGTTCGACGCCGGCTGAGCGCGTGGCCGAGGAATACCCGGGCGTGCAGCTGCAGGAGTACGACACCTACTCCTCCTGCGTGGACGCTCTGGCATCGGGCAGCGTCGACGCGCTGACCACCGACGATTCGATCCTCGCCGGCTACGCCGCCCAGGAGCAGTGGGCCGGGCAGTTCCGCGTGGTGGGCCAACCCTTCAGCGAGGAGCTGTACGGCATCGGGGTGGCCAAGGAGAGCGAGCTCTGCGAGCAGATCAATGAGGCGCTCGTCGAGCTGTTCGAGGAGGGCGCCATCGACGAGGCCATCGAGAAGAACCTGGGGCCGGCGAAGTACACGCCGAACCCCGACACCAACCCCGCTGAGCCGGGCGGCCACTGCGACTGA
- the murI gene encoding glutamate racemase: MTSIEQPIGVFDSGFGGLTVLRSLVEQLPNEDFVYLGDTARAPYGPRAIAEVRRFALQGLDHLVERGVKALVIACNSASSAVLRDARERYDVPITEVVLPAASRAVAATRNGRVGVVATQSTVNSRSYEDAFAIAPHISLTPQPCPRFVEFVEAGITGGDELLGIAEEYLASIKKAQVDTLILGCTHYPLLQGLIGYVLGTGVTLVSSAEACAQSTYSQLTQAGLLHHQPREAERIFLTTGDAHNFQGIGRRLLGGFVTDATTVVIDND; the protein is encoded by the coding sequence GTGACCAGCATCGAACAACCCATCGGCGTCTTCGACTCCGGATTCGGTGGTCTCACCGTCCTCCGCTCGCTGGTCGAGCAGTTGCCCAACGAAGACTTCGTGTACCTCGGCGACACCGCGCGCGCGCCGTACGGCCCCCGGGCCATCGCGGAGGTGCGCAGGTTCGCCCTCCAGGGGCTGGACCACCTCGTGGAGCGCGGCGTCAAGGCGCTCGTCATCGCCTGCAACTCTGCATCCTCCGCCGTGCTGCGCGACGCCCGGGAACGGTACGACGTGCCCATCACCGAGGTCGTCCTGCCCGCCGCGAGCCGCGCGGTCGCCGCCACCCGCAACGGCAGGGTCGGCGTGGTCGCCACGCAGTCGACCGTGAACTCACGCTCCTACGAAGATGCCTTCGCCATCGCGCCCCACATCTCCCTGACCCCGCAGCCCTGCCCGCGTTTCGTGGAATTCGTGGAGGCAGGCATCACCGGCGGCGACGAGTTGCTGGGCATCGCGGAGGAGTACCTGGCCTCCATCAAGAAGGCCCAGGTCGACACGCTGATCCTCGGCTGCACGCATTACCCGCTGCTCCAGGGCCTCATCGGCTACGTGCTGGGCACCGGCGTCACACTGGTCTCGTCGGCGGAGGCCTGCGCCCAGTCGACCTACTCGCAGCTCACCCAGGCGGGCCTGCTGCACCACCAGCCACGGGAGGCGGAGCGCATCTTCCTCACCACGGGAGACGCCCATAACTTCCAGGGAATCGGGCGTAGATTATTGGGTGGCTTCGTCACGGACGCCACCACCGTCGTCATCGACAACGATTGA
- a CDS encoding amino acid ABC transporter permease: protein MLELIERFNFLGAVWLTLQLTLWGALLAFVLGTIVAIMRLTPVRALNFAGSVYVNVFRNTPLTLIVIAANLILWNQLGLQLASRESATYIIDTNIRLAIIALAVYHAAFVCEALRSGVNTIPVGQAEAARSIGLTFSQNLRHIILPQALRGAITPLGNVLIALTKNTTVVTAIGVAQVSHSMARMIEFRSDVIILIFGLVALTFVVLTLPMGLLTGWLSKKLAVRR, encoded by the coding sequence GTGCTGGAACTCATCGAACGCTTCAACTTCCTGGGAGCGGTCTGGCTGACCCTGCAGCTCACCCTGTGGGGCGCGCTGCTGGCGTTCGTGCTCGGCACCATCGTCGCCATCATGCGGCTGACGCCCGTGCGGGCGTTGAACTTCGCCGGCTCGGTGTACGTCAACGTGTTCCGCAACACCCCGCTGACGCTGATCGTGATCGCGGCGAACCTCATCCTGTGGAACCAGTTGGGCCTGCAGCTCGCCTCCCGCGAGTCGGCCACCTACATCATCGACACCAACATCCGGCTGGCCATCATCGCGCTGGCGGTGTACCACGCGGCGTTCGTGTGTGAGGCACTTCGCTCCGGCGTCAACACCATCCCCGTCGGGCAGGCAGAGGCGGCGCGTTCCATCGGCCTGACCTTCAGCCAGAACCTGCGCCACATCATCCTTCCCCAGGCGCTGCGCGGCGCCATCACCCCGCTGGGCAACGTCCTCATCGCGCTCACCAAGAACACCACGGTGGTGACGGCCATCGGTGTGGCCCAGGTGTCGCACTCCATGGCGCGCATGATCGAGTTCCGCTCCGACGTGATCATCCTCATCTTCGGCCTGGTGGCCCTCACCTTCGTGGTGCTCACGCTGCCGATGGGGCTGCTGACCGGCTGGCTGTCGAAGAAGCTGGCGGTTCGTCGGTGA
- a CDS encoding DUF1707 domain-containing protein, translated as MSELRPHFPERDAYLDRLAQHYADGLLDDADFEARRDMVLQSTSHGDALRAFDGLPQPRYREGTRTRRPAGLGRRGLLIGGLAAAAVVGVGGIASWVFGARLGSPMMGGPMMEEVEPQPSMGGGDVETYAIDYGALEETFFTLQERGLTLISEFTVEIGGVTGTAMSPRAPGELRTFSRRIDRPMVISEGWEGEVPPAVELEPWQSLVMMSIEQAPMDLGGYGHSDRVELVFTDRGSPTALVTVLAIEDPHPLGTAQYDIDGNLIALEENR; from the coding sequence ATGAGTGAACTGCGCCCCCACTTCCCGGAGCGCGACGCCTATCTAGACCGGTTGGCGCAGCACTACGCCGACGGACTCCTGGATGACGCCGACTTCGAGGCGCGCCGCGACATGGTGCTCCAGTCGACCAGCCACGGAGACGCGTTGCGCGCCTTCGACGGGCTGCCGCAGCCGCGTTACCGGGAAGGCACCCGCACCCGACGGCCGGCCGGCCTGGGGCGACGGGGGCTGCTGATCGGCGGGCTCGCCGCGGCTGCAGTGGTCGGCGTCGGTGGCATCGCGTCCTGGGTGTTCGGCGCCCGGTTGGGTTCCCCCATGATGGGGGGACCGATGATGGAGGAGGTCGAGCCCCAGCCGTCCATGGGCGGTGGGGACGTCGAGACCTACGCGATCGACTACGGCGCTCTCGAGGAGACCTTCTTCACGCTGCAGGAGCGTGGCCTGACGCTGATCAGTGAGTTCACCGTCGAGATCGGCGGGGTGACGGGCACTGCGATGTCGCCGAGGGCGCCTGGTGAACTGCGGACCTTCAGCCGGCGGATCGACCGGCCCATGGTCATCTCTGAGGGGTGGGAGGGCGAGGTGCCGCCCGCCGTGGAACTGGAGCCCTGGCAGTCGCTGGTGATGATGAGCATCGAACAGGCGCCGATGGATTTGGGCGGATACGGCCATTCTGACCGTGTCGAGCTCGTGTTCACGGATCGCGGGAGTCCCACGGCACTGGTGACGGTGCTCGCCATTGAGGACCCGCACCCGCTGGGCACCGCGCAGTACGACATCGACGGAAACCTGATCGCTCTGGAGGAGAACCGGTGA
- a CDS encoding dihydrofolate reductase, with product MRIVAIAAVADNGVIGSGDDMLWHIPPDFRRFKAVTSGNTLIFGRRTHEQIGRTLPDRRIIVVTRDPEWSDDGVEVAHSITEALDLAAETPERICYVGGGSEIYAGAWPYLTELDITHVHQEPEGVATFPLISSNEWTEVSREVHQGYDFAQYRPTPSAGS from the coding sequence GTGAGAATCGTCGCTATCGCGGCAGTGGCAGACAACGGGGTCATCGGTTCCGGTGACGACATGCTGTGGCACATCCCGCCGGACTTCCGCCGCTTCAAGGCCGTCACCAGCGGCAACACGCTGATCTTCGGGCGCAGGACGCACGAGCAGATCGGCCGGACGTTGCCGGACCGCCGGATCATCGTCGTGACGCGGGATCCAGAGTGGAGCGACGACGGCGTCGAGGTGGCGCATTCCATCACCGAGGCGCTTGATCTGGCCGCGGAGACGCCGGAGCGCATCTGTTACGTCGGCGGGGGCAGCGAGATCTATGCGGGGGCGTGGCCGTACCTGACGGAACTCGACATCACGCACGTGCACCAGGAGCCTGAGGGCGTGGCCACGTTCCCGCTGATCTCCAGCAACGAATGGACCGAGGTCAGCCGCGAGGTGCACCAGGGCTACGACTTCGCTCAGTACCGCCCAACCCCGTCCGCCGGTTCCTGA
- a CDS encoding VOC family protein, which translates to MLRMSPYIAFNGQATAALEFYQSVFGGELTTTPFADYSSAPELEHKIMHGQLDAEGFTLMAADTPTNDAPEEKGNTTIVIWGEDAETGRRWFDALAEGGTVVTPFEQQMWGDHYGDLTDQFGVEWGINIAAG; encoded by the coding sequence ATGCTTCGAATGAGCCCGTACATCGCGTTCAACGGCCAGGCCACCGCCGCCCTGGAGTTCTACCAATCGGTCTTCGGCGGCGAACTGACGACCACCCCGTTTGCGGACTACAGCTCCGCCCCTGAACTGGAGCACAAGATCATGCACGGCCAGCTCGACGCCGAGGGCTTCACCCTGATGGCCGCAGACACCCCGACGAACGACGCGCCCGAGGAGAAGGGCAACACCACCATCGTGATCTGGGGCGAGGACGCCGAGACCGGTCGCCGGTGGTTCGACGCGCTGGCCGAGGGCGGCACAGTGGTCACGCCCTTCGAGCAGCAGATGTGGGGCGACCACTACGGCGACCTCACGGACCAGTTCGGCGTCGAGTGGGGCATCAACATAGCCGCCGGCTAG
- the rdgB gene encoding RdgB/HAM1 family non-canonical purine NTP pyrophosphatase, which yields MTRPDKLVLATNNPKKLRELRRILEGASLDIEVLGLGDFERYPEPEEAERTFEGNAFLKAEAAMRATGLLAVADDSGLEVDELNGMPGVRSARWAGPACDDEDNNALLLAQLDGLPDERRSARFVCALAMVAPDGERRVWHGRMPGRITDQPAGENGFGYDPLFVPAGMTVTSSELTAEEKDSISHRGIAVRAFVDYLKELG from the coding sequence GTGACCCGCCCAGACAAGCTGGTGCTGGCCACCAACAACCCGAAGAAGCTCAGAGAACTGCGGCGCATCCTCGAGGGCGCCAGCCTCGACATCGAGGTGCTCGGGCTGGGCGACTTCGAGCGCTACCCCGAACCCGAGGAGGCCGAGCGCACGTTCGAGGGCAACGCCTTCCTCAAGGCCGAGGCGGCCATGCGCGCGACGGGGCTGCTCGCCGTCGCGGACGACTCCGGCCTGGAAGTCGACGAACTCAACGGCATGCCCGGGGTGCGTTCCGCTCGCTGGGCGGGGCCCGCGTGCGATGACGAGGACAACAACGCGCTCCTGCTGGCCCAGCTGGACGGGCTGCCGGACGAGCGCCGCTCCGCCCGGTTCGTCTGCGCCTTGGCCATGGTCGCGCCCGACGGCGAGCGTCGTGTGTGGCACGGCCGGATGCCCGGACGGATCACTGACCAGCCTGCGGGGGAGAACGGCTTCGGCTATGACCCGCTGTTCGTGCCCGCAGGGATGACCGTCACGTCGAGTGAGCTGACGGCGGAGGAGAAGGACTCGATCTCGCACCGCGGCATCGCCGTGCGTGCGTTCGTCGACTACCTCAAGGAACTCGGCTGA
- a CDS encoding thymidylate synthase produces the protein MRQYHQLLRHIMDTGVDKSDRTGTGTRSVFGHQLRFDLRDGFPLLTTKKVHTRSVFGELLWFLRGDTNIGWLHDNGISIWDEWADADGNLGPVYGYQWRSWPTPDGHHVDQIAKVVESLRTNPDSRRHIVSAWNVADVDDMALPPCHTMFQFYVAPSADGGPGTLSCQLYQRSADVFLGVPFNIASYALLTHLVAQVTGLRVGEFVHTFGDAHIYSNHFDQVAEQLAREFRPLPALRLNPDVREIDAFELGDIVVEGYDPHPAIKAPIAV, from the coding sequence ATGCGCCAGTACCACCAGCTGCTGCGGCACATCATGGACACCGGCGTCGACAAGTCCGATCGCACCGGCACGGGCACCCGGTCGGTCTTCGGCCACCAGCTTCGCTTCGACCTGCGCGACGGGTTCCCCCTGCTGACCACCAAGAAGGTGCACACCCGCTCCGTCTTCGGCGAGTTGCTGTGGTTCCTGCGCGGCGACACCAACATCGGCTGGCTGCACGACAACGGCATCAGCATCTGGGACGAGTGGGCGGACGCCGACGGAAACCTCGGCCCGGTCTACGGCTACCAGTGGCGCTCCTGGCCCACCCCGGACGGGCACCACGTCGACCAGATCGCCAAGGTCGTCGAGTCGCTGCGCACCAACCCGGATTCGCGTCGCCACATCGTGTCGGCCTGGAACGTGGCGGACGTCGACGACATGGCGCTGCCGCCGTGCCACACGATGTTCCAGTTCTACGTCGCGCCGTCGGCCGACGGCGGCCCCGGCACTCTGAGTTGCCAGCTGTACCAGCGCTCGGCCGACGTGTTCCTCGGCGTGCCGTTCAACATCGCCTCGTACGCCCTGCTCACGCACCTGGTGGCCCAGGTCACGGGACTGCGGGTGGGCGAGTTCGTCCACACCTTCGGCGACGCCCACATCTACTCCAACCACTTCGACCAGGTCGCGGAGCAGTTGGCGCGGGAGTTCCGGCCGCTGCCGGCCCTGCGCCTCAACCCGGATGTGCGAGAGATCGACGCGTTCGAACTGGGCGACATCGTAGTGGAGGGCTACGACCCGCATCCGGCGATCAAGGCACCCATCGCGGTGTGA
- the rph gene encoding ribonuclease PH yields the protein MTVTRIDGRTTDQLRPVRITRNWLDHAEGSVLVEFGRTRVLVAASVTVGVPRWRSGSGLGWVTAEYAMLPRATHTRSDRESIRGKVGGRTHEISRLIGRSLRAVVDYKALGENTIVLDCDVLQADGGTRTAAITGAYVALADAVAHLRGLGALAGEPLTDSVAAVSVGFDKAGTALLDLCYDEDVAAETDMNIVMTGSGKFIEVQGTAEGVPFSREELGELIDLGTVGCAELTRIQREALA from the coding sequence ATGACTGTGACCCGCATCGACGGCCGCACCACTGATCAACTGCGCCCGGTGCGCATCACCCGAAACTGGCTGGACCACGCGGAAGGTTCCGTGCTCGTCGAGTTCGGCCGCACCCGGGTGCTGGTGGCAGCATCCGTCACCGTCGGGGTGCCGCGCTGGCGCTCCGGTTCGGGCCTCGGCTGGGTGACCGCCGAATACGCCATGCTGCCCCGCGCCACCCACACCCGCTCGGATCGCGAGTCGATCCGCGGCAAGGTGGGCGGCCGCACCCACGAGATCTCCCGCCTCATCGGCCGCTCGCTGCGCGCCGTCGTCGACTACAAGGCGCTGGGCGAGAACACCATCGTCCTCGACTGCGACGTGCTCCAAGCCGACGGCGGCACTCGCACGGCTGCCATCACCGGCGCCTACGTCGCCCTGGCGGATGCCGTCGCCCACCTGCGGGGCCTCGGCGCCCTCGCAGGGGAGCCCCTGACCGACTCCGTCGCCGCGGTCTCCGTCGGCTTCGACAAGGCGGGCACCGCGCTGCTGGACCTCTGTTACGACGAGGACGTGGCCGCCGAGACCGACATGAACATCGTGATGACGGGCTCCGGTAAGTTCATCGAAGTGCAGGGCACCGCCGAGGGCGTGCCGTTCAGCCGCGAGGAGTTGGGGGAGCTGATCGACCTCGGCACCGTCGGCTGCGCCGAACTGACCCGGATTCAGCGCGAGGCGCTGGCGTGA
- the thpR gene encoding RNA 2',3'-cyclic phosphodiesterase → MSKRMFTAVLPPPEVIQELDSYVAPRREADRDLRWTRPEGWHLTTSFMGHVGVGRDEYLEDHLAEVAAGTQPFEVRIAGGIAFPNPVRARIIGLGVPVGHEPLASLSAHCRTAASRAGIDVDGSRFVGHLTLARNSRGVQATRWLTVLDSFPGWSWKADELVLIESRSTGYGFGYEVAARFALGQPVVHPYA, encoded by the coding sequence ATGTCGAAGCGGATGTTCACGGCCGTGCTGCCGCCGCCAGAGGTGATCCAGGAGCTGGACAGCTACGTCGCCCCGCGCCGCGAGGCTGACCGTGACCTGCGCTGGACCCGCCCCGAGGGGTGGCACCTGACGACGTCGTTCATGGGCCACGTGGGTGTCGGGCGCGATGAATACCTGGAGGACCATCTGGCGGAGGTCGCGGCGGGGACACAACCGTTCGAGGTGCGCATTGCGGGGGGCATCGCGTTCCCGAACCCGGTCAGGGCCCGCATCATCGGCCTCGGGGTGCCGGTGGGCCACGAGCCGCTGGCGTCGCTCTCCGCGCACTGCCGCACAGCCGCCTCCCGGGCCGGGATCGACGTCGACGGCAGCAGGTTCGTCGGGCATTTGACGTTGGCCCGCAACAGTCGCGGGGTACAGGCCACCCGGTGGTTGACCGTGCTGGACTCGTTCCCCGGCTGGTCTTGGAAGGCCGACGAGCTGGTGCTCATCGAATCCCGGAGCACCGGGTACGGCTTCGGCTATGAGGTGGCCGCGCGTTTCGCGCTGGGACAGCCTGTGGTTCATCCCTACGCGTAG
- a CDS encoding DUF2254 domain-containing protein produces the protein MGRLRAFLTSIPQRFWFVPALFIAAAILVAQTLVAADRASLELPGFIRSFLFDTGVDGARALLASVAAFLGVAGTAFSITISVISTASTTYGPRLVRNFMRNRDNQVVLGVLTATFVYTLLVLRTIRSTSDDGTVFVPHLAVNAVILLGIIDVFLFVWFIHHIASSVQVETISEGVRRDFQRAVGRNWLDPEAPEHDTIDAPTDGGAVLGSPVDGYLTHIDGRALADAATAAGVSVRLLKRAGDQVIEGEPIAQMWPAERAEGVEPHLRDHLHTRPSRSTEQDVRFAEQQIVELAVRGLSPGNNDPYTAVNAIQQVASGVTTVVSRAESANVLVDEEGVPRVYLRPVTIGEIVDTPFDHIRPYALGARIVLEALVDLAARIRVAAVDPEVARLADLHVDTILSEAELGARDTAALRSYVETSRAQSTLTPPAKP, from the coding sequence GTGGGCCGATTACGAGCGTTCCTGACCAGCATCCCGCAGCGCTTCTGGTTCGTGCCTGCCCTCTTCATCGCCGCCGCGATACTGGTGGCGCAGACCCTCGTCGCCGCAGATCGCGCCTCGCTCGAGCTTCCCGGCTTCATCCGGAGCTTCCTCTTCGACACCGGCGTCGACGGCGCCCGCGCCCTCCTCGCGTCAGTGGCGGCCTTCCTGGGCGTGGCCGGCACCGCGTTCTCCATCACGATTTCGGTCATCAGCACCGCGTCCACCACCTACGGGCCGCGCCTGGTGCGCAACTTCATGCGCAACCGCGACAACCAGGTGGTGCTGGGGGTGCTCACCGCCACCTTCGTCTACACCCTCCTGGTGCTGCGCACCATCCGTTCGACCAGCGACGACGGCACGGTCTTCGTGCCCCACCTCGCCGTCAACGCGGTCATTCTGCTGGGCATCATCGACGTCTTCCTGTTCGTCTGGTTCATCCACCACATCGCGAGCTCCGTGCAGGTCGAAACCATTTCTGAAGGCGTCCGCCGCGACTTCCAGCGGGCGGTGGGGCGCAACTGGCTCGACCCGGAAGCGCCGGAGCACGACACCATCGACGCCCCCACCGACGGCGGCGCGGTCCTCGGCTCCCCCGTCGACGGCTACCTCACCCATATCGACGGGCGCGCGCTCGCGGACGCGGCCACGGCGGCCGGGGTGTCGGTCCGGCTGCTGAAGCGGGCCGGCGACCAGGTGATCGAGGGCGAGCCCATCGCCCAGATGTGGCCGGCGGAGCGCGCTGAGGGGGTCGAGCCACACCTGAGGGACCACCTCCACACACGGCCCAGCCGCTCCACGGAGCAGGACGTCCGCTTCGCTGAGCAGCAGATCGTCGAACTGGCAGTTCGCGGCCTGTCGCCGGGCAACAACGACCCCTACACCGCCGTCAACGCCATCCAGCAGGTGGCCTCAGGAGTGACGACCGTCGTCAGCCGCGCCGAGAGCGCCAACGTGCTGGTCGACGAGGAGGGCGTGCCCCGCGTCTACCTGCGCCCCGTGACGATCGGGGAGATCGTCGACACGCCCTTCGACCACATCCGCCCCTACGCGCTCGGTGCCCGCATCGTGTTGGAGGCGCTGGTGGACCTGGCCGCACGGATCCGGGTGGCCGCCGTCGATCCCGAGGTCGCCCGCCTCGCTGACCTCCACGTCGACACCATCCTGAGCGAAGCGGAGCTGGGCGCGCGCGACACCGCCGCGCTGCGGAGCTACGTGGAGACCAGCCGGGCTCAGAGCACGCTCACGCCGCCGGCCAAGCCCTGA
- a CDS encoding amino acid ABC transporter permease, which produces MNSAAALFDPPGPSTRRRHFIYASIGVLIIFGAGAWIVLTLWNAGQITPDRWAPVFTLEAWQQYFLPGIQQTVLAAALSMVLAFIFGLMFAMGRMSDLKVLRWLSSVIVEFFRAVPVLIMMLFVFYLLTYNTDLAGPSLSFSAVVVGLTCYNGAVIAEVVRNGVGSLPSGQREAGLSIGLTASQTRRLILVPQALTAMMPTLLSQLVVVLKDTALGYIILYPELLNRVRQMGNRFGNLTVTFVVGALLFILLNLLVTSLAQLVEQRLKQRGKTAGRITAAQPPARELSTQEGT; this is translated from the coding sequence GTGAACAGCGCAGCCGCCCTCTTCGACCCGCCCGGCCCCAGCACCCGCCGTCGCCACTTCATCTACGCCTCCATCGGCGTGCTCATCATCTTCGGCGCCGGCGCCTGGATAGTGCTGACGCTCTGGAACGCCGGACAGATCACGCCGGACCGCTGGGCTCCCGTGTTCACGCTGGAGGCGTGGCAGCAGTACTTCCTGCCCGGCATCCAGCAGACCGTCCTCGCCGCCGCCCTCAGCATGGTGTTGGCGTTCATCTTCGGGCTCATGTTCGCGATGGGCCGGATGTCGGACCTCAAGGTGTTGCGGTGGCTCTCGTCGGTCATCGTCGAGTTCTTCCGCGCCGTGCCGGTGCTGATCATGATGCTGTTCGTCTTCTACCTGCTGACGTACAACACGGACCTGGCGGGCCCTTCACTCAGCTTCAGCGCAGTGGTGGTGGGCCTGACCTGCTACAACGGCGCGGTGATCGCCGAGGTGGTCCGCAACGGCGTCGGCTCCCTCCCCTCGGGCCAGCGTGAGGCGGGCCTGTCCATCGGACTGACAGCCAGCCAGACCCGCCGCCTGATCCTGGTACCTCAGGCCCTGACGGCCATGATGCCCACGCTGCTCAGCCAGCTCGTCGTCGTCCTCAAGGACACCGCGCTGGGCTACATCATCCTGTACCCCGAGCTGCTGAACCGGGTGCGCCAGATGGGCAACCGGTTCGGGAACCTGACGGTGACGTTCGTGGTGGGCGCGCTGCTGTTCATCCTGCTCAACCTGCTGGTGACCAGCCTGGCCCAGTTGGTGGAGCAGCGGCTGAAGCAGCGCGGCAAGACGGCCGGGCGAATCACCGCGGCGCAGCCGCCGGCCCGGGAACTGAGTACGCAAGAAGGGACTTGA